A region of the Roseiflexus sp. RS-1 genome:
GCCGCACCGCTCCAGGTCGCGCTGCGCGCGCGCGATCGGCGTGTCGCGCGGTGGACGCCGACCGAGGAGGAATCCGCCAGCGGTCAGGGCGGCCACACCGCTCAGGACGGCAAGCCAGATGAGCACACCTCTTATCCGATCAGGAGGTGCAGCTTCGACCGGCGTTGCAACCGGAGCTGGTGAGGGTGCAATGGCGCCGCGATCCGGAAGCGGACGAACCGGCGTTGGTTCGAACGCCACCCACCGCCCGGCGATGAAGAGTTCGGGCCAGGCGTGCGCGTCGGCTTCGCGCACCAGGTAACTGCCAGCACGTTCGTCATATTCGCCCGACGCATATCCGACCGCAAGACGCGAGGGGATGCCCAGCGCACGCGCCATCACTGCCATTGCGGAGGCGTAGTAGGTGCAGTAGCCGCTGCGCATCGAGAAGAGAAAGTGATCGACGCCATCAACGCCGTCAGCAAGCGGCTCGACTTCGTAGGCGTAGGGGAGATTGCGCAGGTAGCGCTCCAGCGCCTGTGCGCGCGCTTCGTCCCCCTGTCTATCGCCTGCAATGACGACGGCAAGGTCGCGCACCCGCATCGGCAGGCTCGTGGGGAGCGCCAGATACGGTCCGAGATCGACTGCCTCGCCCCCCGGCTGGCGTCTCTCCGGGGGTGGCGCCTGTTCAGGCAACCGCGACAGGACTCGGTAGCGCGCACCGCTGCCGACCGGAACGAGCGCCATCAGCGATCCATCACGCAATCGTTCGGCGCGGGCTGGTATGTCGGCGAACAGCGGGTCGGGGAGCGCAACCAGCGTGGCACGTTGTGGCCGCAGGTCTTCGACGTACTGCATGATCGTTCCAGGCAGAGGTTCATTCGGAAAGGCAACCGGCGGTTCATCGGCGACGCGCGCGCTGCTGCCCCACCCATCGCCGGTGTAGCGGTTGAAGATTCGCGCACGCCAGTAGCGCGGCTCACGCGCAGGCGGCAGCGGCGCACTCAACGTCACGCGCAGCGCCAGTTGATCCGGCGGACCCTGCTCGAGCGAGAGACCAAGCGGAAGTTCGGCAAAAACCGGTACGCCAATGTCTGCAACTCCGCCCGATGGCAGAGGGCGCCGAATCGAACGCTCCAGCACCGCCAGACCGGAAGGAATCGCGTCGTCACGGACGAAGATGCGCGCCAGCGGGTTGCCGGGCCAGAGCGGCAGCGCCCATGCGACAAACAGCGCACCGGCAGTCAGCAACCCGCCCCAGATCACCATATCGCGGAACAGTTCGGTTGAGTAGTCGATGGCGGCAGCATCCCACATCGTCTCACGCCGTCGAAAATCACTGGCAACGGCAAGCACAAGCCAGACGCCAGAGCCGATAATCAACGGGCTGCCGCTGCCGCCGCCGGGAATCGCCACGATCCCAAGCGCAATGAGCAAGGGCAAACCATATGTCAACGTCGTTCGGCGGGTGCGGATGGCGATGCCGGTAAGAAACGCACCACTCCAGGTAAGGGTCGCGCCGGCGACCGACAGCATGAGCGCAGCACCGCGTTCTCCGCCAGCCGGCGCAGCGATGAGCTGGTCGCGGAAGCGGAACAGGGCAACACGCCAGAGCGCCAGTGTCAGCGTTTGCGGCGGTTCACCGGCGGCTGGATCGCGCCATGCTACCTTCCATGCCCACGAGATTGCAGCACATATGTCGGCAGCGGCGACGTCGAGCGCTGGCAATGCCTGACCAATGCTGAGCAGCAGAAGGGCAAGACCAATGAACCAGATCAGGGTCAACGCTGCAATGCGCAGCGCCCGACGCGAAGCGCAAGACGTAGCGCGATACCCGACAATTGCACCCAGTCCTGATCCTGCGATGCCGCCCCAGAAGAACGCACCCGACGAGAGTGGCAGCGTTGCATCGATGGCGGCAAATCCAGGCGCCAGAACTGCCAGGATCACAAGAACGACGAGCGTCCAATCGAGACGTTGAACCGGTATGCGACGAAACTGTCCCACGGTGATGCTCTATCTATCGCGCCGGGTAAAAAACGGGCGCGTCCGGGTGATTGCCGTTTCAATCACGTCATCAACGCTTGCCTGTCCATAATAGGCGCGCTTCAATTCTTCCGCCACTATATCTTCGATGTCCACCCATGTTTCCATGACCGGTACTGCGCGAATGAACGCAATGCCATCGAGAAACACCCGACTGTTCGCCGGTCTGGTGTGTGGATCGAGAAAGACCGGCGAACTGGCGACCGCACGCAGCGATGGCACGGTGCGACCGGTTGCGGCGATGATGCGCTGCCCTTCAACGGAATTGGCGAACTCGATAAAAGTCCATGCTGCTTCCTTCTGTTTGCTGACCTGCGCCATGCAGTAGGCATCGGCGTGGAGAATGCCAGCGCGCTGTTTCCCGCGTGGCAGCGGGGCGACGTCCCAATCGAAATCAGTGATGGTTCGATACGTTGGCACGCCACGCCGACTGTTCAGAAACATGCCGAGACGACCGTTCAAAAATCGGCTTTCGCTGCTCTCGGCTGCCTCTGCCACCGCGTCGGGCGTCACGTGGTGTTTGACTTGCAGATCGACGAACCACTGGATCGCCTCGCGCGCCGCCGGTGTGTCGAGCGTCAGACGAGTCGGCGTCTGCGGATCATCGACGACATCGCCGCCATTCTGCCAGATGAACGGCGCCAGCCGAAACAGTGACACCTCCGTTCCCAGACCATACTGATCAACCACGCCGTCACCGTTGGCGTCGCGCGTCAACCGCTGCGCCGCCTCCAGCATGTCGTTCCACGTCCAATCCGGCGACGGGTCAGGAAGCCCGGCAGCGCGGAACAGATCGCGGTTGTAGTAGACAACCAGGCTGGAAAGGTTCTGCGGAAGGCACATGATCACGCCCTGCCAGATGAAGGGGGTCATTGCTTCGGCATAAAAGTCGTCTGCGCTGATAACTGCACTCTGCGCCAGGTACGGACCGAGCGGCTCGAGGACGCCTCTGGCGGCGAAGGCAGCGTAGCGCCGGTAGTTGATCAGGACGATATCTGCCGGTGTGCCCGCAGCAAAATCGATACCGAGTCGCTTCCGATAATCGCTCTGCCCCGGAATGTGGATGAGCGTCACCTGAATCGTTGGATGGCGTTCTCGAAATGCTGCCACCAGGCGCTCGTATGCCGCTTTTTCGGCAGCATCGCCAGATACCATGAACGTGATTTCTCTTGCTGGCGCTGGCGGCGGCGTGGCGCAGGCGACAAGCACAACAACGAATAGCGCAAACAAGCCATATCTGCGTGTCAGAGTCATATCTCCTCCAGATTCTCGCTGTTCAGGGCAGGAGCAGGAGCAGCGTGTCGCCCGTCACAGCATCGCGGCAGCCTTTCATGAGCGCACTTCGACCCAAAACGCGCGTTGCGCCAGCACGAACAGGATCATGATCGGCGCGATCATGACCATGACACCCGCCATGAGCAGGGGCCAGCTGGTGATGTCCATCTGCTGCAACAGGCGCAATCCGATCGGAAGGGTATAGCGCGACTCGGACTTGAGGTAGAGCAGCGGATTGATAAAATCGCTCCAGTACTGCACGAATGTCAAAACGCTGACTGCGCCAATCGCCGGGCGCGCCAGCGGCAGCGCGATGCGTCTCCAGATCGCCAGCGCCCCCAAACCATCGAGTCGTGCCGACTCGATCACATCCGCCGGAATGCGGCGAAAACTCCAGTAGAAAATCAGAACAAACAGCGGACTGGAACCCAACCATACCGGCGCAAGCAACGCTGCATACGAGTCGATCAGGCGCAGTTCGTTCAGCACCAGAAAGCGCGTCAACCAGAGCGCCGTGATCGGCGTCATGCGCACCACAATCGCCAGGGCAAGAAATGCAGTGCGCACGTGTTCCGGCAATTGCGCCAGTGCGAACCCCGCCCACGACGCAACCACGACCGTGAGCGGAACTGCCAGCGCAGCAACCGCGAATGAGTTGAGCAGGTACCGACCCAGTGGCAGCAACTCGAAGATCTGAACATAGTTCGACCAGATGATCGGGTCGGGGATCAATTCGAGGTCGATTGGCGGCGGCGTGCCGGGAAGACGCAACGATGCAGCCAGCACCCAGATCACCGGCACAGCAAAGATCAGCGAAACACCGAGCGCTGTCAGGTGAAACCCGGCAGTGCGCCAGGGTGTTCGTTCAGACCGAATCATCATACCCCCATCCGCCAGAAATACGCCAGACAAGCATGATCAATCCGCCGACGCCTGCAAAGAGCAGGGTGGTCATTGCTGCGCCCTCGCCGAAACGAAAGCGGTCGAATGCCGTTTGATAGATCAGCAGCGGCAAAAACAGTGTTGCATAGTACGGTCCTCCGCCGGTCATGAGTAAGGCGGGTGTAAACGTGTTCTGCGCACTGGCGATGATGTCACGAATGATCACCAGGAACAGCCATGGCGCCAGCAGCGGCAGTGTCACGTGTCGGAAAAGCGCCATCCGCCCGGCGCCATCGAGCGCAGCCGCATCGTAGTAATCGTCGGGAATGTGCTGTAGCCCCGCGAGCAATACGACGAAGCCTTCACCGATCTGGAACAGGGCAGCAAGCGCCAGTGCGGGTAGCGCTGTGCGCGGATCGACCAGCCACGCCGCCGTCGGCAGATTGAGCGCCCCCAACACCAGATTGAGCGGTCCGTAGACCGGATTCAGAATCCAGAGCCAGATCAGCGCATATGCTACACCGGGAATGACGGTCGGCATGTAGACCGCAGCGCGGTAGAAGCGGATGCCACGACGCGGACGCCTGAGCAGCAATGCCAGTCCCAGCGTGATCAACGTGCGCAACGGTACGGTCAATGCCAGAAATGTCAGTGAATTCACGACTGCACGCCGGAAGAGATCATCGGCGAGCAGATGACGATAGTTCTGCACTCCGCGCCACACCGGCGGCGAGAGTGCGTCATAGGACGTGAATGCCAGTGCGAACGATAATCCTGCCGGAATGACGACCAGCAGCGTGATGCCAGCGAGAAATGGCGTGAGCAACAGGTAGAGTGAAAGCCGGTATCGGGTATGGGTGCGCATAGGATTGAGCTGGTGTCCAGGGTGAATTATGATACTTTTCTCATCCTCAGCAGCGCTTCTGTCATCAGTCTGCCCGCCTGAGCGTGTACTATACGGAGTGATATGCGCACAGGAGAGTCCATGAAACAGTTGAACGCGGTTCCGTTTTTGATGCCA
Encoded here:
- a CDS encoding transglutaminase TgpA family protein, whose product is MGQFRRIPVQRLDWTLVVLVILAVLAPGFAAIDATLPLSSGAFFWGGIAGSGLGAIVGYRATSCASRRALRIAALTLIWFIGLALLLLSIGQALPALDVAAADICAAISWAWKVAWRDPAAGEPPQTLTLALWRVALFRFRDQLIAAPAGGERGAALMLSVAGATLTWSGAFLTGIAIRTRRTTLTYGLPLLIALGIVAIPGGGSGSPLIIGSGVWLVLAVASDFRRRETMWDAAAIDYSTELFRDMVIWGGLLTAGALFVAWALPLWPGNPLARIFVRDDAIPSGLAVLERSIRRPLPSGGVADIGVPVFAELPLGLSLEQGPPDQLALRVTLSAPLPPAREPRYWRARIFNRYTGDGWGSSARVADEPPVAFPNEPLPGTIMQYVEDLRPQRATLVALPDPLFADIPARAERLRDGSLMALVPVGSGARYRVLSRLPEQAPPPERRQPGGEAVDLGPYLALPTSLPMRVRDLAVVIAGDRQGDEARAQALERYLRNLPYAYEVEPLADGVDGVDHFLFSMRSGYCTYYASAMAVMARALGIPSRLAVGYASGEYDERAGSYLVREADAHAWPELFIAGRWVAFEPTPVRPLPDRGAIAPSPAPVATPVEAAPPDRIRGVLIWLAVLSGVAALTAGGFLLGRRPPRDTPIARAQRDLERCGARAGVEWSPGATIHEYATLVALRAPEIAADLMTLAAILTEARYSNHRLDSAALAQIERALTRLRSWRPTRRSIRS
- a CDS encoding ABC transporter substrate-binding protein encodes the protein MTLTRRYGLFALFVVVLVACATPPPAPAREITFMVSGDAAEKAAYERLVAAFRERHPTIQVTLIHIPGQSDYRKRLGIDFAAGTPADIVLINYRRYAAFAARGVLEPLGPYLAQSAVISADDFYAEAMTPFIWQGVIMCLPQNLSSLVVYYNRDLFRAAGLPDPSPDWTWNDMLEAAQRLTRDANGDGVVDQYGLGTEVSLFRLAPFIWQNGGDVVDDPQTPTRLTLDTPAAREAIQWFVDLQVKHHVTPDAVAEAAESSESRFLNGRLGMFLNSRRGVPTYRTITDFDWDVAPLPRGKQRAGILHADAYCMAQVSKQKEAAWTFIEFANSVEGQRIIAATGRTVPSLRAVASSPVFLDPHTRPANSRVFLDGIAFIRAVPVMETWVDIEDIVAEELKRAYYGQASVDDVIETAITRTRPFFTRRDR
- a CDS encoding carbohydrate ABC transporter permease: MMIRSERTPWRTAGFHLTALGVSLIFAVPVIWVLAASLRLPGTPPPIDLELIPDPIIWSNYVQIFELLPLGRYLLNSFAVAALAVPLTVVVASWAGFALAQLPEHVRTAFLALAIVVRMTPITALWLTRFLVLNELRLIDSYAALLAPVWLGSSPLFVLIFYWSFRRIPADVIESARLDGLGALAIWRRIALPLARPAIGAVSVLTFVQYWSDFINPLLYLKSESRYTLPIGLRLLQQMDITSWPLLMAGVMVMIAPIMILFVLAQRAFWVEVRS
- a CDS encoding carbohydrate ABC transporter permease, producing MRTHTRYRLSLYLLLTPFLAGITLLVVIPAGLSFALAFTSYDALSPPVWRGVQNYRHLLADDLFRRAVVNSLTFLALTVPLRTLITLGLALLLRRPRRGIRFYRAAVYMPTVIPGVAYALIWLWILNPVYGPLNLVLGALNLPTAAWLVDPRTALPALALAALFQIGEGFVVLLAGLQHIPDDYYDAAALDGAGRMALFRHVTLPLLAPWLFLVIIRDIIASAQNTFTPALLMTGGGPYYATLFLPLLIYQTAFDRFRFGEGAAMTTLLFAGVGGLIMLVWRISGGWGYDDSV